A genomic region of Palaemon carinicauda isolate YSFRI2023 chromosome 11, ASM3689809v2, whole genome shotgun sequence contains the following coding sequences:
- the LOC137649681 gene encoding uncharacterized protein, with translation MRGGIQLITDRMTGYTWLLVANATWRDAGIYTCSPRDAIPASITVHLLDDEIPAAMQGDVQPSGSPDGSSSTASSASSCLLLSFTSLHLLLSIVYFVQVFTTLVFHLSFSKVNFPRNPGIHSELSP, from the exons ATGCGTGGAGGCATTCAACTCATAACAGACCGCATGACAGGGTACACCTGGCTATTGGTTGCCAATGCCACCTGGCGGGATGCCGGGATCTACACCTGCTCTCCAAGAGATGCCATTCCAGCATCCATTACCGTTCATCTCTTGGATG aCGAAATTCCTGCTGCCATGCAGGGAGACGTCCAGCCGAGCGGTTCTCCAGATGGTTCCTCCTCGACGGCATCATCTGCGTCTTCGTGTTTGTTATTGTCCTTCACCTCTCTCCATCTTCTCCTAAGCATTGTTTATTTCGTGCAGGTTTTCACGACCCTCGTTTTCCACCTCAGTTTTAGCAAAGTAAACTTTCCGAGGAATCCAGGCATTCACAGTGAGTTGTCGCCATGA